GGGCGAGAAGAAAGTGAAGCGGACGCTGTTGGCCGCATTGTCGGCCTCGCCCTGCCAGACCTGGCGGCCGAGCCCTTCGGGGCCGCCATGGAGGCTGGCGCCGCCTTCGTTGGCGGGCACGTGACAGGTCTTGCCGTCGATCTCGAAACTGGCCCCGGCAATACGGTTGGCGACGCGACCGGCGACGGCGCCGAAATGCGGGCTATGGGCCGGATAGGCAGCGAAATCGTCAAAGCCGAGGACAACCGAGCGCGGCTTGCCGGCGACGGGTACGCGCCAATCGCGCACGGCGACGCCGTAACCGATGATATCCACTTCGACGCCGGTTTCGCTGGTGAGCCGGAACTGGTCGACGCGCTTGCCCTGGTGCTCGCCGAACGTGGAAACCGCAATGGTCATATGGATATCTCCCCTATCGGCCAGCAGGGATACAGGGCTTTGCCGCGCGCGAAAAGTGCGGACGAGAGGGAAACTTTTCGGGAAACACGCGGCAGTTGACGGGCGTGCCTCATGGGTTAAGTGTCGCCGGACAGGGAGAGGGGGACGGCGTGAACGACGGCGAGGGACGCAGGCGGGCAACCGTTCATGACGTGGCGCGGCAGGCGGGCGTGTCGCTGGCGACGGTCGACCGCGTGCTCAACGGGCGGCCGGGCGTAAGGCCCGAGACGATCCGCAAGGTCGAGGACGCCATCCAGGTGCTCGACTTCAGCCGCGATCTATCAGCCTCGCTCCTGGCGCGGGCCAGAGACCTCAATATCCGCTTTCTCATTCCCTCGGGCAGCAACGAATTCATGGCGCGGCTCGAAGAGGCCATCGGCCGACAGGCTCGGCAGGCCGCGGCGGAGCGGGTCGGGATTACCTCGACGCCGATCCGGGCGCTCGATTCCCGAGATCTCGTGGCCAAGCTCGATGCGCTTGAGGCGCAGAGCTGCGATTGCGTGGTGATCGTGGCCACGGAAGACGCCGCCGTGCAGCAGGCGGTGGAGCAGGCGACGCGGCGCGGCATCACGGTGATGACGCTGGTGTCGGACCTGCCCGGTTCGGTACGGCGGGCCTTTATCGGCATCGACAATATCGCGGCGGGGCGCACGGCGGCATCGCTGCTGGGGCGGTTCCTGCCGCAGGGCGGCAAGGTCGGCGTGGTGGCCGGCTCGCTTGGGTTGCGCGACCACAGGGAGCGGCTCGAAGGGTTCGTGGCCGTGTTGAGAACCGAGTTTCCCGGGCTCGTGGCCGTCGGACCGGTGGAAGGGCACGACGAGGCGAGCGAGACGGGGGAAGTTGTGCAGCAATTGTTGTCGGCGCATCCCGATCTGGCGGGACTCTACAACCTTGGGGCCGGCAATATCGGGCTTATCAGGGCGCTTGAGGGTGCCGGACGAGCGGGTTCGCTGCGCGTCATCGCGCATGAGTTGACGCCTTCGACCAGCATAGGGCTGGCGAGCGGCGCCATCGACGTGGTGCTGGACCAGGACCCGGAGGGCGAGATCCGCGCGGCCATCGCGGCGGCGCGACAGCATGCTTCGGGCGCGTTGCGGGTCGAGGACGGCGCGCGGCTGGCGGCACCAATTGCAATCGGGATTTTCCTGCGCGACAATCTGCGCTAAGAGGGCGGCAAGGCAGCTTTCGTCTTCGCTTCGGGAGCGCCGTTTTCCGTTCATCAGATTGGTCCGACAAGAGGCCGGGAGGGGATGATGACGTGTTCTACCAGTTTTGAGGTACGTGCCTCATGACTTACCTCGGTATCGATATCGGCACGTCCGGGGTCAAGGCGATCCTGATGGACGAGAAGGGCAAACTGCTCGGCGAGGCCTCGGCGCCACTCGAGGTGTCACGGCCCAAACCCGGCTGGTCCGAGCAGAAGGCGGAGGATTGGTGGACGGCGCTGCTGGTGGCGGTCGACAAGCTTGCCGCCGAGCACAAATCGGAGATGTCGGCGCTGCGCGGACTCGGGCTTTCCGGCCAGATGCATGGCGCCACACTGCTCGACAAGGACGACAGGGTGCTGCGTCCGGCCATTCTCTGGAATGACGGGCGTTCCTTTGCCGAATGCGCCGAGATGGAAGCTGCGGAGCCGCGGCTGCGCGAGATCGCGGGCAATATCGCCATGCCCGGCTTCACGGCGCCAAAGCTGCTTTGGGTGCGCAAGCACGAGCCGGAGATCTTTGCCCGCACCGCCAAGGTGTTGCTGCCCAAGGATTATGTACGGTTCCTGCTGACGGGCGCGTTCGTCTCGGAAATGTCGGACGCCTCGGGCACACTCTGGCTCGATGTCGGCAAGCGCGACTGGTCCGACGCCCTGCTCAAGGCCACGGGTCTCGATCGCTCGCACATGCCTAGCCTTGTCGAGGGGAGCGCACCATCGGGCGATCTCAAGGCCGAACTCATCAAACGCTGGGGCATTGCCGGCCCCGTAGTGGTGGCGGGCGGTGGTGGCGATAACGCCGCCTCGGCCTGCGGCATCGGCGCCATCCGGCCGGGCGAAGGTTTCGTATCGCTAGGCACTTCGGGCGTGCTCTTCGTTTCCAATGACCGCTTCCGGCCCAATACGGCAGGCGCCGTGCACGCCTTCTGCCACGCCATCCCCGATACCTGGCACCAGATGGGAGTGATCCTCTCGGCCACGGACAGCCTCAACTGGCTTTCCAGGGTCACCGGGCAGGATGCCGCCAAGCTCGCGAGCGAGGCAGAGGCGCAGTTCGCCGGGCCGGGCGAAGAGATCTTCCTGCCCTATCTCTCGGGCGAGCGGACGCCGCATAACAATGCCAATGCGCGCGGCTCCTTCGTCGGGCTGTCGCATCTTTCCGATCCGGCGCGGCTGGCGCAGGCGGTGATGGAGGGCGTCACCTTCGCCTTCCGCGACTGCCAGCGGGTGCTGGGCGACGCCGGAACGCAGATCGATCATCTCCTGGCCGTGGGCGGGGGATCGAAATCGAACCTGTGGCTCAGGATGCTGGCGACCAATCTCAACATGCCGATCGCCCTGCCCCATGACGGCGACTACGGCGGCGCGTTCGGCGCGGCGCGGCTGGGGCTGTGCGCGGCCGAAGGCGCTGATCCGGCGACGGTCATGACCCGCCCGGCGATCAAATCCGTCGTCGAGCCCGATGCGGCGCTCGCCGATGCCTATGCCAAGCAATATGCGCGCTACCGCGCCCTTTACGAACCTATCGAGGAGGCACGTTCGTGACCGATTTTTTCAAGGGCATCAGCCCGGTCAAGTTTGAGGGGAAGCAGAGCTCCAACCCGCTCGCCTATCGCTTCTACAACAAGGACGAGCTGGTGATGGGCAAGCGGATGGAAGACCATATCCGCCCCGCCGTCGCCTATTGGCACACCTTTGCCTGGGAAGGCGGCGATCCCTTTGGCGGCCGCACCTTCGACCGGGCCTGGTTCGGCGATTCCATGGATCACGCCCGTCTCAAGGCCGACGTCGCCTTCGAGCTCTTTGATCTCCTCGACATCCCCTTCTTCTGCTTCCACGACCGCGACATCGCCCCGGAAGGCGCGTCACTCGCCGAGAGCAACAGGAACGTCCGTACCATCGCCGAGATTTTTGCGCGCAAGATGGAAAAGAGCCGGACGCGCCTGCTCTGGGGCACGGCCAACCTTTTCTCCAACCGCCGCTATATGTCGGGCGCCGCCACCAACCCGGACCCGGATGTCTTCGCCTATGCCGCCGCACAGGTGAAGAACGTGCTCGAGATCACCAAGGAACTGGGCGGCTCCAACTACGTGCTCTGGGGCGGCCGCGAGGGCTACGAGACGCTGCTCAACACGAAGATCGGCCAGGAAATGGACCAGATGGCGCGGTTCATCGACCTCGTCATCAACCACGCCAAAAAGATCGGCTTCGACGGCCAGATCCTTATCGAACCCAAGCCGCAGGAGCCGTCCAAGCACCAGTACGATTTCGACGTCGCCACGGTCTATGGGTTCTTGAAGAAGTACGGCTTCGAGAACGAGGTGAAGTGCAATATCGAGGTCGGCCACGCGTTCCTGGCCAACCATTCCTTCGAGCACGAACTGGCCGTGGCCAGCTCGCTTGGCATCCTGGGCTCGGTCGACGCCAATCGTAACGACCTGCAATCGGGCTGGGATACCGACCAGTTCCCGAACTCGGTGCCAGAGACGACGCTGGCCTTCTACCAGATCCTGAAGAACGGAGGCCTCGGCAAGGGCGGCTTCAATTTCGACGCCAAGGTGCGCCGCCAGTCGCTCGACCCGGCCGACCTGCTGCACGGCCATGTCGGCGGGCTCGACGTTCTCGCCCGCTCACTCAAGGCCGCCGCTGCCATCATCGAGGACGGCACTTACGACAAGGCGGTCGATGCCCGCTATGCCGGCTGGCAGACGCCCGAGGGCCAGGCCATCCTCAAGGGCCAGCGCTCGCTCGATGACCTGGCCGCCCGGGTCGAGAAGGAAAACCTCGATCCCCAGCCGCGCTCGGGCCAGCAGGAATACCTCGAAAACCTCATCAACCGCTTCGTCTGACCCTGAAAAACCCTCCCGCCGCGTTCCGCGCGGGAGGGTTTGCCTTCGGAAACGGCTCATGCCCAAGCTCACAAACCCCATCCTGCCCGGCTTCAACCCGGACCCGTCCATCCTGCGCGTCGGCGAGGACTATTACATCGCCACCTCGACCTTCGAATGGTATCCGGGCGTGCAGATTCACCATTCGCGCGATCTGGCCAATTGGGAGCTGGTGACGCGCCCGCTCACGCGCAAAAGCCAGCTCGATATGCGCGGCGATCCCGATAGCTGCGGCATCTGGGCCCCCTGCCTTTCCTATGCGGATGGGCTCTTCTGGCTGATCTATACCGACGTCAAGCGCAAGGACGGCTCGTTCAAGGACGCGCACAATTACCTCGTCACCGCGCCCTCGATCGAAGGGCCGTGGTCGGACCCGATCTACATGAATTCCTCGGGCTTCGATCCTTCGCTCTTCCACGACGACGACGGCAGGAAGTGGTTCGTCAACATGCTGTGGGACCACCGCGTGCGCCCGCTGCTCTTTGCCGGCATTGCGCTGCAGGAATACGACCACAAGGCGCAAAAGCTCGTGGGGCCGGTCAAGAACATCTACAAGGGCACGGACTTGAAGCTTGTCGAGGGCCCGCACCTCTATAAGCGCAACGGCAAGGACGGACGGCCCTGGTATTACCTGATGACCGCCGAAGGCGGCACCGGCTACGACCATGCGATAACCTTTGCGCGCTCGCGCTCGATCGACGGCCCCTACGAGACGCACCCGGAAAAATACGTCGTCACCGCCAAGGACAGCCCCCTCAACAAGCTGCAGCGCGCCGGGCATGGCGACTGGGTCGAGACGCCCGATGGCAAGACCTATATCGTTCATCTCACCGGCAGGCCGACCACCCAGAAGCGCCGCTGCGTCCTGGGCCGCGAGACGGCGATCCAGGAAGCCGAATGGCGGGACGACGACTGGCTCTGGCTCAAGCACGGCACCAACGTGCCGGCGCTCGAAGTCGAAGTGCCGGGGACACGTGACGAAGCGAAATACTGGGCCGAGCACCGCTATACGTTCGAGGGCACGCTCGACAAGGATTTCCAGTGGCTGCGCACCCCCGAGACCGAGCGCATCTTCCGGCTTGAAGACGGCAAGCTGCGCCTTTTCGGGCGCGAGTCCATCGGCTCGTGGTTCGAACAGGCGCTCGTTGCCCGTCGTCAGACGCACTTTTCCTACGACGCGGAGACGATGGTCGACTTCGCGGCGACCGACGAGCGCACCATGGCGGGGCTCGTGGCCTATTACGGGCGCTACAACTTCTTCTATCTGGCAGTGACGGCGCATTCGGATGGGCAGCGCGAATTGCTGATCATGTCTTCGGAGGCCAGCTTTCCGGATGGGAAGCTGAAGTTCCCGGGGGCGCCGGTCGAGATACCGAACGAGGGGAAGGTGAGGCTGGCGCTGACCATTCGCGGAGCGGCGCTGCAGTTTTTCTATGCGCTGGAGGGCCAGGAATTACAGCCTATCGGGCCGGTGCTCGACGCCTCGATCCTCTCGGACGAATGCGGCGGGCATGCCGAGCATGGCAGCTTCACCGGTGCCTTTGTCGGCATGGCGGCCCACGACCTCAACGGCACCGCCAGCCCGGCCGATTTCGATTATTTCCTCTATCGGCCGCAGCACGACCCCAGCGACCGCTACGATTGACAGCGCCGCCGGCGGCAGCACTCCCGCCGGCGCTTCATGCCGGAGATTTTCGGGCAAAACCGGGCCGCAACCGGTTCACTTTGGGGGGTAAGTGCCCTAACTTGCTCCCTTCCTCCGGTTAAATTGCAGTTTCATGGATCAGGCGCCCTTCGATTCCCAGTCCGCCCCCGCCGCGCCCGTGGCGCTGACGCCGATGATGGCGCAGTATTTCGAGATCAAGGCGATCAATCCGGGCTACCTGCTGTTCTACCGCATGGGCGATTTCTACGAGCTCTTCTTCGAGGACGCCGAGATCGCCAGCCAGGCGCTGGGCATCGTGCTGACCAAGCGCGGCAAGCATCTGGGCGAAGACATCCAGATGTGCGGCGTGCCGATCCATGCCGCGCAGGATTACCTCAAAAAACTCATTGCGCTGGGCCATCGCGTTGCCGTCTGCGAGCAGGTGGAAGACCCGGCCGAAGCCAAGAAGCGCGGCTCCAAATCGGTGGTGAAGCGCGACGTCGTGCGGCTCGTGACAGCGGGCACACTGACCGAAGACGACCTGCTGCCGGCGCGCGCCTCCAATTTCCTTGCCGCGCTTTCGATGGTGCGGCACGGGGAAGCGGATTTTGCGCTGGCCTGGGCGGATGTATCGACCGGCGAGACGGCGGTGATCGACCTGCCGGCCAATGTGGTCGCAGACGAGTTGGCGCGCATCGATCCAGTCGAACTGCTGGCGAGCGAAGCTACGCGCATGGCGCTGGCGGAAAACCATGTGATCTTGCCCGCGGGGCTGCTGGTCAAGGTCGACCCCGATCTCTTCGACAGCGAGAAGGCGGCCGAGCGGATCGTTGGCGCCTTTGGTGCGGAGGTGGTCGACCCTAGCGCCTATTCGCGACCGTCGCGAGCAGCGCTGGGCGCGCTGCTTGCCTATGTGCTCGACAGCCAGAAGGGCACGGCACTGGCGCTGCGGGCACCGACGGCCGAGCGGGTGGCGGGGCATATGGCCATCGACCAGGCCACGCGCTCCTCGCTGGAGTTGCTCGAAACCCAGCGCGGCGGGCGGAAAGGTTCGCTGCTCAACGAGATCGACCTCTGCGTCACCCCGCCCGGCTCGCGCCTATTGGCGCGGCGGCTGGCGGCGCCGCTTTGCGACCCGACGGCCGTCAATGCGCGGCTCGATTGTGTCACGGCCCTGCTCGACCAGCCTGTGCTCAACGAGCGGCTGCGCACGGGGCTCAAATCGGTGCCGGACATTACCCGGGCGCTGACACGGCTCGCGCTCGATCGTGGCGGGCCGCGCGATCTCAATGCGATCGGCGCGGCCATCGGCCAGGCGGGCGACCTTGCGGCACGGCTGGGGCAGATGGGCGAAGCGCCCCAGGGGCTGGTCGCCATCGGCAGGGCGCTCAACGAAGCGCCACAGGCGCTGGCGGCCGAGTTGCGATCGGCGATCGACGAAGAGCCGCCGCTGCTGGCACGCGATGGCGGCTTCGTGCGGCGCGGCTATGACAACGCGCTCGATGCCGAGCGCGCTTTGGCTTCGGAGACCCGCGAGGTGGTGGCGGCGCTGCAGGCGCGGCTCATCGAGGAGACCGAGGTCAAGAGCCTCAAAATCCGCCATAACGGCGTGCTCGGCTATTTCGTGGAAGTGCCGGCGGCCCATGGCGGGCGACTTTTGGAAGATCCGCACCGCGAACAGTTCATCCATCGCCAGACGCTGGCCAATGCCATGCGCTTCACTACGGGAGAGCTGGCCGACCTAGAGGGGCGGATCGCCCGGGCACACGAGGCCTCGCTCGAGATCGAGGCGCGCATTTTCGACCGGCTGCGCGAAAGCGTTCTGGCCAATACCGATCTCCTGCGCGCAACGGCAGATGCGCTTGCCGAGCTCGATGTGCATGCAGCTCTGGCGCATCTGGCGGCGACGCGTAACTTTTCGCGCCCGCAGATCGATAATTCGCTGGCCTTCCGCATCGAGGCAGGCCGACATCCGGTGGTCGAAGCCATGGTGGCCGCGGATGGAAACGCCTTCGTCGCCAACGAAGCTGATCTTTCGGGCACCGAGGCGCAGGGCGGCGGCAAGCTCTGGCTGGTGACCGGGCCCAATATGGGCGGCAAGTCGACCTTCCTGCGACAAAATGCCCTCATCGCCATTCTCGCCCAGACCGGCAGCTACGTACCGGCGGCGCTGGCGCATATCGGGGTCGTGGATCGTGTCTTTTCGCGCGTCGGCGCTTCCGACGACATCGCGCATGGCCGCTCGACCTTCATGGTCGAGATGGTCGAGACGGCGGCGATCCTCAACCGCGCCACGCGCCGCTCGCTGGTGATCCTCGACGAGATCGGGCGTGGCACCGCGACTTTCGATGGCCTGTCAATCGCTTGGGCTACGGTCGAGGCGCTGCACGAGACGGCCGGGTGTCGCGCACTCTTTGCTACGCACTTCCACGAATTAACCGCGCTTTCAAAGACGCTCTCTAGAGTCTCGAACCACACCATGAAGGTTCGGGAATGGGAGGGGGACGTCGTGTTCCTGCACGAAGTCGCCGAAGGAGCAGCCGACCGTTCCTATGGCATCCAGGTCGCCAAGCTGGCAGGGCTGCCCGAGCCGGTGTTGCGTCGCGCCCGGCAAGTGCTTACTCTGCTTGAGGCACGTTCTTCCGGAGCCCCGACATTAGTACTGGACGATCTGCCCCTGTTTGCACACCAGCCGCCCCAACAGATGCCAGCGGCCAGCGCTGACCCCCTCAATGACATGCTCGACCAGCTTCGACCCGACGAACTGACGCCGCGACAGGCCATCGACATTCTCTACGAGTTCAAGAAAATCCGCGATGCCGCTCGCCGAAGCTGAATCTCGACCGCGAAAACCGCTCTTTGCCGCCAAGGCGGCAGACGTATTGATCGCCGAGCTCGACAGGGAAGTCGGCGATCTCTCGCCCAAGTCGCGCGAGGCCCGTGCGCTGGTGCTGGCGCATCTGCGCAAATCCCTGGCCGAGGCGCGCCAGAGCGCCGAGGCGGAACTGCGGGCGAGCGGGAAGGGATTGCGCTGCGCGCAGAACCTCGCCGCCGCCGAAGACGAGATCATCCGCGCCATCCACGGCTATGCCATCACCCGGGTCTATCCGGTGGACAATCCCTCGGGAGCCGAGAATATCGCGCTGGCCGCCGTAGGCGGCTATGGTCGCGGCACGCTGGCACCGGGCTCGGACATCGACCTGCTTTTCATCCTGCCCTACAAGCAGACGCCCTGGGGCGAGCAGGTTACCGAATATATCCTCTACATGCTCTGGGACCTGGGCCAGAAGGTCGGTCACGCCGTCCGCTCCGTGGATGAGTGCATCCGCATGGCGCGCTCGGACATGACGGTGCGTACGGCGACGCTCGAAGCCCGCTATCTCACCGGCGACCGGCCGCTTTTCGATACGCTGGTCAAGCGGTTCGAGACCGAGATCATGCCCAAGACGGGGCCCGAATTCATCGCCGCCAAGATGGCCGAACGTGATGAGCGGCACCACCAGATGGGCAATACGCGCTACGTCGTCGAGCCCAATATCAAGGACGGAAAGGGGGGCCTGCGGGACCTCAACACGCTTTTCTGGATCGGCAAGTATTTTTACCAGGTCAAGACGGCCGAGGAGCTGGTCGGAAAGGGCGTGTTTTCGGCCGAGGAATACCGGCAGTTCCAGCGCGCCGAAGACTTTTTGTGGGCGGTGCGCTGCAACCTGCATTTCCTCACCGGGCGCGCCGATGAGAAACTGACTTTCGACGTACAGCCGGAACTGGCGGCGAGGCTCGGCTATACCGACCGGGTCGGCATGCTCGGGGTCGAGCGCTTCATGAAGCGCTACTTCCTCGTGGCCAAGGATGTGGGCGACCTGACGCGCATCTTCTGCGCCAGCCTCGAATTCAACCACGTCAAGGACATGGACCTCGTGGGGCGCGTCCTGGCGCCGTTCCGCTCGGGCAAGCAGAAGATCAAGGGCGAGCCGGATTTCATCATCGATACCGGCCGGCTCAATATCGCGGCGCCTGATGTGTTTTCGAAGGACCCGGTCAACCTCATCCGCATGTTCCTCGTGGCGGGGCGGCACGAATTGCTGTTCCACCCCGATGCGATCAAGGAAATCCGGCGGTCGCTGCGACTCATCGACGGCGAGCTGCGCGCCAATGCCAAGGCCAATGGCTGCTTTCTCGACATCCTGACCTCGCCGCTTTCGGTCGAGCGCATCCTGCGGCAGATGAACGAGAGCGGGGTATTGGGCAAGTTCGTGCCCGATTTCGGCAAGATCGTCGCCCTGATGCAGTTCAACATGTACCACCATTACACGGTGGACGAGCACCTGATCCGCGCCGTGGGCGTCATGGCACAGATTGCCAATGGCGGCCTGCGCGACGAGCTGCCGCTGACCCACGAATTGCTGCCGCATCTCAACGATACGCGGCTGCTTTACGTGGCGCTTTTCCTCCACGACATCGCCAAGGGGCGGCCGGAAGACCATTCCACCGCCGGCGCTCGCATCGCGCGAAAATTCTGTCCGCGGTTGGGACTGTCGCCCGCCGAAACCGAGACCGTGGCCTGGCTGGTGCAGCATCACCTGGTGATGAGCGAAGTCGCCCAATCGCGCGACATCCAGGATCCCGAAA
The sequence above is a segment of the Paradevosia shaoguanensis genome. Coding sequences within it:
- a CDS encoding LacI family DNA-binding transcriptional regulator, whose protein sequence is MNDGEGRRRATVHDVARQAGVSLATVDRVLNGRPGVRPETIRKVEDAIQVLDFSRDLSASLLARARDLNIRFLIPSGSNEFMARLEEAIGRQARQAAAERVGITSTPIRALDSRDLVAKLDALEAQSCDCVVIVATEDAAVQQAVEQATRRGITVMTLVSDLPGSVRRAFIGIDNIAAGRTAASLLGRFLPQGGKVGVVAGSLGLRDHRERLEGFVAVLRTEFPGLVAVGPVEGHDEASETGEVVQQLLSAHPDLAGLYNLGAGNIGLIRALEGAGRAGSLRVIAHELTPSTSIGLASGAIDVVLDQDPEGEIRAAIAAARQHASGALRVEDGARLAAPIAIGIFLRDNLR
- the xylB gene encoding xylulokinase, which gives rise to MTYLGIDIGTSGVKAILMDEKGKLLGEASAPLEVSRPKPGWSEQKAEDWWTALLVAVDKLAAEHKSEMSALRGLGLSGQMHGATLLDKDDRVLRPAILWNDGRSFAECAEMEAAEPRLREIAGNIAMPGFTAPKLLWVRKHEPEIFARTAKVLLPKDYVRFLLTGAFVSEMSDASGTLWLDVGKRDWSDALLKATGLDRSHMPSLVEGSAPSGDLKAELIKRWGIAGPVVVAGGGGDNAASACGIGAIRPGEGFVSLGTSGVLFVSNDRFRPNTAGAVHAFCHAIPDTWHQMGVILSATDSLNWLSRVTGQDAAKLASEAEAQFAGPGEEIFLPYLSGERTPHNNANARGSFVGLSHLSDPARLAQAVMEGVTFAFRDCQRVLGDAGTQIDHLLAVGGGSKSNLWLRMLATNLNMPIALPHDGDYGGAFGAARLGLCAAEGADPATVMTRPAIKSVVEPDAALADAYAKQYARYRALYEPIEEARS
- the xylA gene encoding xylose isomerase; this translates as MTDFFKGISPVKFEGKQSSNPLAYRFYNKDELVMGKRMEDHIRPAVAYWHTFAWEGGDPFGGRTFDRAWFGDSMDHARLKADVAFELFDLLDIPFFCFHDRDIAPEGASLAESNRNVRTIAEIFARKMEKSRTRLLWGTANLFSNRRYMSGAATNPDPDVFAYAAAQVKNVLEITKELGGSNYVLWGGREGYETLLNTKIGQEMDQMARFIDLVINHAKKIGFDGQILIEPKPQEPSKHQYDFDVATVYGFLKKYGFENEVKCNIEVGHAFLANHSFEHELAVASSLGILGSVDANRNDLQSGWDTDQFPNSVPETTLAFYQILKNGGLGKGGFNFDAKVRRQSLDPADLLHGHVGGLDVLARSLKAAAAIIEDGTYDKAVDARYAGWQTPEGQAILKGQRSLDDLAARVEKENLDPQPRSGQQEYLENLINRFV
- a CDS encoding glycoside hydrolase family 43 protein, giving the protein MPKLTNPILPGFNPDPSILRVGEDYYIATSTFEWYPGVQIHHSRDLANWELVTRPLTRKSQLDMRGDPDSCGIWAPCLSYADGLFWLIYTDVKRKDGSFKDAHNYLVTAPSIEGPWSDPIYMNSSGFDPSLFHDDDGRKWFVNMLWDHRVRPLLFAGIALQEYDHKAQKLVGPVKNIYKGTDLKLVEGPHLYKRNGKDGRPWYYLMTAEGGTGYDHAITFARSRSIDGPYETHPEKYVVTAKDSPLNKLQRAGHGDWVETPDGKTYIVHLTGRPTTQKRRCVLGRETAIQEAEWRDDDWLWLKHGTNVPALEVEVPGTRDEAKYWAEHRYTFEGTLDKDFQWLRTPETERIFRLEDGKLRLFGRESIGSWFEQALVARRQTHFSYDAETMVDFAATDERTMAGLVAYYGRYNFFYLAVTAHSDGQRELLIMSSEASFPDGKLKFPGAPVEIPNEGKVRLALTIRGAALQFFYALEGQELQPIGPVLDASILSDECGGHAEHGSFTGAFVGMAAHDLNGTASPADFDYFLYRPQHDPSDRYD
- the mutS gene encoding DNA mismatch repair protein MutS; the encoded protein is MDQAPFDSQSAPAAPVALTPMMAQYFEIKAINPGYLLFYRMGDFYELFFEDAEIASQALGIVLTKRGKHLGEDIQMCGVPIHAAQDYLKKLIALGHRVAVCEQVEDPAEAKKRGSKSVVKRDVVRLVTAGTLTEDDLLPARASNFLAALSMVRHGEADFALAWADVSTGETAVIDLPANVVADELARIDPVELLASEATRMALAENHVILPAGLLVKVDPDLFDSEKAAERIVGAFGAEVVDPSAYSRPSRAALGALLAYVLDSQKGTALALRAPTAERVAGHMAIDQATRSSLELLETQRGGRKGSLLNEIDLCVTPPGSRLLARRLAAPLCDPTAVNARLDCVTALLDQPVLNERLRTGLKSVPDITRALTRLALDRGGPRDLNAIGAAIGQAGDLAARLGQMGEAPQGLVAIGRALNEAPQALAAELRSAIDEEPPLLARDGGFVRRGYDNALDAERALASETREVVAALQARLIEETEVKSLKIRHNGVLGYFVEVPAAHGGRLLEDPHREQFIHRQTLANAMRFTTGELADLEGRIARAHEASLEIEARIFDRLRESVLANTDLLRATADALAELDVHAALAHLAATRNFSRPQIDNSLAFRIEAGRHPVVEAMVAADGNAFVANEADLSGTEAQGGGKLWLVTGPNMGGKSTFLRQNALIAILAQTGSYVPAALAHIGVVDRVFSRVGASDDIAHGRSTFMVEMVETAAILNRATRRSLVILDEIGRGTATFDGLSIAWATVEALHETAGCRALFATHFHELTALSKTLSRVSNHTMKVREWEGDVVFLHEVAEGAADRSYGIQVAKLAGLPEPVLRRARQVLTLLEARSSGAPTLVLDDLPLFAHQPPQQMPAASADPLNDMLDQLRPDELTPRQAIDILYEFKKIRDAARRS
- a CDS encoding [protein-PII] uridylyltransferase encodes the protein MPLAEAESRPRKPLFAAKAADVLIAELDREVGDLSPKSREARALVLAHLRKSLAEARQSAEAELRASGKGLRCAQNLAAAEDEIIRAIHGYAITRVYPVDNPSGAENIALAAVGGYGRGTLAPGSDIDLLFILPYKQTPWGEQVTEYILYMLWDLGQKVGHAVRSVDECIRMARSDMTVRTATLEARYLTGDRPLFDTLVKRFETEIMPKTGPEFIAAKMAERDERHHQMGNTRYVVEPNIKDGKGGLRDLNTLFWIGKYFYQVKTAEELVGKGVFSAEEYRQFQRAEDFLWAVRCNLHFLTGRADEKLTFDVQPELAARLGYTDRVGMLGVERFMKRYFLVAKDVGDLTRIFCASLEFNHVKDMDLVGRVLAPFRSGKQKIKGEPDFIIDTGRLNIAAPDVFSKDPVNLIRMFLVAGRHELLFHPDAIKEIRRSLRLIDGELRANAKANGCFLDILTSPLSVERILRQMNESGVLGKFVPDFGKIVALMQFNMYHHYTVDEHLIRAVGVMAQIANGGLRDELPLTHELLPHLNDTRLLYVALFLHDIAKGRPEDHSTAGARIARKFCPRLGLSPAETETVAWLVQHHLVMSEVAQSRDIQDPETAKAFSEVVQSPQRLALLMILTACDIRAVGPGVWSGWKGSLLRALYYATEPLLSGGHSQVSQEHRVAEAKHALAAALTSWPAEDVEAYVARHYNHYWLRAEPELQIEHAKMIRAADGAGEPFAGSIRIKAFEGITEISFYMPDHPRLLSLIAGACTMSEASIIGAQVFSTRDGRAIDTFRLRRAFTSDEDEKVRATRIIETTKQLLQGKRQILIDLGKESRHNRRLKPFSVPAEVLVSNALSEKFTVIELSGLDRTGLLHDLTREISDLNLTIGSAHIGTYGEKAVDVFYVTDLTGHKIDSKARQNKIRDRLLTVFHPKPAEERRQQLMANG